Proteins found in one Micromonospora sp. WMMD1082 genomic segment:
- a CDS encoding putative peptidoglycan glycosyltransferase FtsW has protein sequence MAALRGLLSRPLASYHLLLASAGLLLLIGLTMVFSATSVRDYAQGGNASASLTKQAIFAVIGVGAFWACQRLPARTYRALGRPTLAVAVGLLVLLNLLEAYGRLTNGPAKIGPLEADLLWLFIGGFGLQPSELAKFALVLWGAHVLARKGAALGWWRELATPLFPVVGLMFVLVGYNDLGSMLCLLALVVGLLWAAGVRLRVFAALSAIGLVGIGLLVAVASLGAGSGVRGEENYRLARLTVFISPPALDDCRETLCYQMVQARYAIANGGWFGTGLGQGRTKWAWLPAAENDFIFAVIAEELGVVGCAVVVTLFAVLAYTGLRIARRVDDPFRRLAATGATAWLVGQAFINIGGVIGLLPLTGVPLPFISDGGSALVVTLAAVGMLASFARAEPDAARALHARPPARWVRLVWAPLPPLPGRRRRAAPPSAARGSVPQARKRRRDDQAAPRGARDGRGRGGSADERRR, from the coding sequence CTGGCCGCGCTGCGGGGGCTGCTGTCCCGGCCGCTGGCGTCCTACCACCTGCTGCTGGCCAGCGCCGGGCTGCTGCTGCTGATCGGCCTGACCATGGTCTTCTCGGCCACCAGCGTGCGGGACTACGCCCAGGGCGGCAACGCCTCGGCGTCGCTGACCAAGCAGGCGATCTTCGCGGTGATCGGCGTCGGCGCGTTCTGGGCCTGCCAGCGGCTGCCGGCCCGCACCTACCGGGCGCTGGGCCGGCCGACGCTGGCGGTCGCGGTGGGGCTGCTGGTGCTGCTGAACCTGCTGGAGGCGTACGGGCGGCTGACCAACGGCCCGGCAAAGATCGGCCCGCTGGAGGCCGACCTGCTGTGGCTGTTCATCGGCGGCTTCGGCCTGCAGCCCTCCGAGCTGGCGAAGTTCGCGCTGGTGCTGTGGGGCGCACACGTGCTGGCCCGCAAGGGCGCGGCGCTGGGCTGGTGGCGGGAACTGGCCACCCCGCTCTTCCCCGTGGTGGGCCTGATGTTCGTCCTGGTCGGCTACAACGACCTTGGTAGCATGCTCTGCCTGCTGGCCCTGGTCGTCGGGCTGCTCTGGGCGGCGGGGGTGCGGCTGCGGGTCTTCGCCGCGCTGAGCGCCATCGGTCTGGTCGGCATCGGCCTGCTGGTCGCGGTCGCCTCCCTCGGCGCCGGCTCCGGGGTGCGCGGCGAGGAGAACTACCGCCTGGCCCGGCTCACCGTCTTCATCAGCCCGCCGGCACTGGACGACTGCAGGGAGACCCTCTGCTACCAGATGGTCCAGGCCCGCTACGCCATCGCCAACGGCGGCTGGTTCGGCACCGGGCTGGGCCAGGGGCGTACCAAGTGGGCCTGGCTGCCGGCGGCGGAGAACGACTTCATCTTCGCGGTGATCGCCGAGGAACTCGGGGTGGTCGGCTGCGCCGTGGTGGTCACCCTCTTCGCCGTACTCGCCTACACCGGCCTGCGCATCGCCCGGCGCGTCGACGACCCGTTCCGCCGCCTGGCCGCCACCGGGGCCACCGCGTGGCTGGTCGGCCAGGCGTTCATCAACATCGGCGGGGTGATCGGCCTGCTGCCGCTGACCGGCGTACCGCTGCCCTTCATCTCCGACGGCGGCAGCGCCCTGGTCGTCACCCTCGCGGCGGTCGGCATGCTGGCCTCCTTCGCCCGCGCGGAACCGGATGCGGCCCGGGCACTGCATGCCCGTCCGCCGGCCCGGTGGGTCCGACTAGTGTGGGCACCGTTGCCGCCGCTTCCCGGCCGGCGCCGTCGCGCGGCGCCGCCGTCGGCCGCCCGGGGTTCCGTGCCCCAGGCACGCAAGCGGCGCAGGGACGACCAGGCCGCACCGCGTGGCGCCCGGGACGGCCGGGGTCGCGGCGGGTCGGCGGACGAGAGGAGACGGTGA
- the murG gene encoding undecaprenyldiphospho-muramoylpentapeptide beta-N-acetylglucosaminyltransferase, whose amino-acid sequence MGPLRSVVLAGGGTGGHIYPLLAFADCLRRHDPGVRITCLGTPKGLENELIPPAGYDLRQIPAYQLPRSINMNLVRTPGRMWTAARAAGKVIDEVRADVVVGFGGYVSVPAYLAAWRRELPIVIHEVNVPPGVANRLGMKFTKHVAVGFPHQPSQAESLRDARVVGVPLRRSIAGLDRAAMRNAARAHFGLRPDLPVLFVAGGSQGARSINLAVAGAAKELARNGIQVLHVIGARNEPVPIPTDLPVPYVTLPYLSDMDAGYAAADLMLGRGGAMTCAEVAAIGLPTIYVPYPHSNQEQKRNALPVVEAGGGLLVDDAEMTPDWLERTVIPLIRDPQRLYAMSAAAAGYGRRDGDEALLNFVYEAVTR is encoded by the coding sequence ATGGGTCCGCTGCGTTCGGTGGTGCTCGCAGGAGGTGGCACCGGGGGGCACATCTACCCGTTGCTCGCCTTCGCCGACTGCCTGCGCCGGCACGACCCCGGCGTCCGGATCACCTGCCTCGGCACCCCGAAGGGTCTGGAGAACGAGCTGATCCCGCCGGCCGGCTACGACCTGCGGCAGATCCCGGCCTACCAGCTGCCCCGGTCGATCAACATGAACCTGGTCCGCACCCCGGGCCGGATGTGGACCGCCGCCCGCGCGGCCGGCAAGGTGATCGACGAGGTGCGCGCCGACGTGGTGGTGGGCTTCGGCGGGTACGTCTCGGTGCCGGCCTACCTGGCCGCGTGGCGGCGGGAACTGCCCATCGTGATCCACGAGGTGAACGTCCCCCCGGGCGTGGCCAACCGGCTGGGCATGAAGTTCACCAAGCACGTCGCGGTCGGCTTCCCGCACCAGCCGTCGCAGGCCGAGTCGCTGCGCGACGCCCGCGTGGTCGGCGTGCCGCTGCGCCGCAGCATCGCCGGGCTGGACCGGGCAGCCATGCGGAACGCCGCCCGCGCCCACTTTGGGCTCCGCCCCGACCTGCCGGTGCTCTTCGTCGCCGGCGGATCGCAGGGCGCCCGTTCGATCAACCTCGCCGTCGCCGGGGCGGCCAAGGAACTGGCCCGCAACGGCATCCAGGTGCTGCACGTGATCGGTGCCCGCAACGAACCGGTGCCGATCCCGACCGACCTGCCGGTGCCGTACGTGACCCTGCCGTACCTGTCCGACATGGACGCCGGGTACGCCGCCGCGGACCTGATGCTCGGCCGGGGTGGGGCGATGACCTGTGCCGAGGTCGCCGCGATCGGGCTGCCGACCATCTACGTGCCGTACCCGCACAGCAACCAGGAGCAGAAGCGCAACGCGCTGCCGGTGGTCGAGGCCGGCGGCGGGCTGCTGGTCGACGACGCCGAGATGACCCCGGACTGGCTCGAACGGACGGTGATCCCGCTGATCCGTGACCCGCAGCGGCTCTACGCGATGAGTGCCGCGGCGGCCGGTTACGGGCGGCGCGACGGCGACGAGGCCCTGCTCAACTTCGTCTACGAGGCGGTCACCCGATGA
- the murC gene encoding UDP-N-acetylmuramate--L-alanine ligase, translated as MTTFSPAGTLTAEDLGHIHLIGVGGVGMSGLARLFLTRGLPVSGSELREWPSLAGLRALGGTIQMTHETANLDGVDTVVYSSAIPADHLEMVEARRRGLRVLHRSEALAAAMTGRRTVAVAGTHGKTTTTSMVTMVLQQAGADPSFVIGGEISEVGSGAHHGTGEYFVVEADESDRSFLIYRPFVSIITNVEADHLNTYGDLANLEATFAEFARLTDPAGFVITCADDPGGRRLAATLRAEGRRVYTYGESADADLRLTDMASSARGIRYLAHIDGRSLGEFRLPVPGRHMGLNSASAVLAAYLLELPPQATEAALAAFPGVRRRFERKGVVDGVLVYDEYAYHPTSMTLALQTLREVAADGRLIVVFQPYRVYRTRELQAEIAEALAIADELVLLEVFGPGEQRGPGEGSTALVEAVSLPAERKVFVDSWEAAPMEVARRSRPGDVVVTMGAPPISLMGDELLAALAARTTAE; from the coding sequence ATGACGACGTTCAGCCCGGCCGGCACCCTGACCGCCGAGGACCTCGGCCACATCCACCTGATCGGGGTGGGCGGGGTCGGCATGAGCGGCCTGGCCCGGCTCTTCCTCACCCGGGGCCTGCCGGTCTCCGGCAGCGAACTGCGCGAGTGGCCGTCGCTGGCCGGCCTGCGGGCGCTCGGCGGGACGATCCAAATGACCCACGAGACGGCCAACCTCGACGGGGTCGACACCGTCGTCTACTCCTCGGCCATCCCCGCCGACCACTTGGAGATGGTCGAGGCGCGCCGGCGCGGGCTGCGGGTGCTGCACCGCTCGGAGGCGCTCGCGGCCGCGATGACCGGCCGCCGCACCGTGGCCGTCGCCGGTACGCACGGCAAGACCACCACCACCTCCATGGTCACCATGGTCCTCCAGCAGGCCGGCGCGGATCCGTCCTTCGTCATCGGTGGCGAGATCTCCGAGGTGGGCTCGGGGGCGCACCACGGCACCGGCGAGTACTTCGTGGTCGAGGCCGACGAGAGCGACCGCTCCTTCCTCATCTACCGCCCGTTCGTCTCGATCATCACCAACGTGGAGGCGGACCACCTGAACACCTACGGCGACCTGGCCAACCTGGAGGCCACCTTCGCCGAGTTCGCCCGGCTCACCGATCCCGCCGGCTTCGTCATCACCTGCGCCGACGACCCGGGCGGGCGGCGGCTGGCGGCCACCCTCCGGGCCGAGGGGCGCCGGGTGTACACCTACGGCGAGTCCGCCGACGCCGACCTGCGGCTGACCGACATGGCCTCCTCGGCCCGGGGGATACGGTACCTCGCCCACATCGACGGCCGCTCGCTGGGCGAGTTCCGGCTGCCGGTGCCCGGCCGGCACATGGGGCTCAACAGCGCCTCGGCGGTGCTGGCCGCGTACCTGCTGGAGCTTCCGCCGCAGGCGACCGAGGCCGCGCTGGCGGCCTTCCCGGGCGTACGCCGGCGCTTCGAGCGCAAGGGCGTCGTCGACGGGGTGCTCGTCTACGACGAGTACGCCTACCACCCGACGTCGATGACCCTGGCCCTGCAGACGTTGCGCGAGGTGGCCGCCGACGGCCGCCTGATCGTCGTCTTCCAGCCGTACCGCGTCTACCGCACCCGGGAGCTACAGGCGGAGATCGCCGAGGCGCTCGCGATCGCCGACGAGTTGGTGCTGCTGGAGGTCTTCGGGCCGGGCGAGCAGCGGGGCCCGGGTGAGGGGTCGACGGCCCTGGTCGAGGCGGTGTCGCTGCCGGCGGAGCGCAAGGTCTTCGTCGACTCGTGGGAGGCGGCTCCAATGGAGGTGGCCCGCCGTTCGCGGCCCGGGGACGTGGTGGTGACGATGGGCGCCCCGCCGATCTCGCTGATGGGCGACGAGTTGCTGGCCGCGCTGGCGGCGCGTACCACCGCGGAATGA
- a CDS encoding FtsQ-type POTRA domain-containing protein gives MDGGAGRRPTRRWQLVRADSDAVPASTRRFMARARRRRMRAALPWAVAGGLLAVAGLVAWTLLGTGLFGVRDMRVEGAELVTAVQVRDAAGVPDGAPLARVDLAELADRIGTLPPVERATVTRDWPDTLVVRLTERTGVAVVPRGEQFAVIDAAGVVFRTVPQRPDGLPLVRLDAPGPDDPGTLAGLEVLGALTPQLRDQLVEVSVEGLARISVRLRGDRTVIWGDATRGPDKARVATVLLDQDAARIDVSAPDVVTFR, from the coding sequence GTGGACGGCGGTGCCGGGCGCCGCCCCACCCGACGCTGGCAGCTGGTCCGCGCCGACAGCGACGCGGTGCCCGCCTCCACCCGACGCTTCATGGCCCGGGCCCGGCGTCGCCGGATGCGCGCGGCGCTGCCCTGGGCGGTGGCCGGCGGGCTGCTCGCCGTGGCCGGACTGGTGGCGTGGACGCTGCTCGGCACCGGCCTGTTCGGGGTGCGGGACATGCGGGTGGAGGGTGCCGAACTGGTGACCGCGGTGCAGGTGCGTGACGCGGCGGGGGTGCCCGACGGCGCTCCGCTGGCCCGGGTCGACCTGGCGGAACTGGCCGACCGGATCGGCACCCTGCCGCCGGTGGAGCGGGCCACCGTGACCCGGGACTGGCCGGACACGCTGGTGGTGCGGCTGACCGAGCGCACCGGTGTGGCGGTGGTGCCACGGGGGGAGCAGTTCGCCGTGATCGACGCCGCCGGGGTGGTGTTCCGGACGGTGCCGCAGCGCCCGGACGGCCTGCCGCTGGTGCGGCTGGACGCCCCGGGGCCGGACGATCCGGGCACCCTGGCCGGGTTGGAGGTGCTCGGCGCGCTCACCCCGCAGCTGCGCGATCAGCTGGTCGAGGTCAGCGTCGAAGGGCTGGCCCGGATCAGCGTGCGGTTGCGCGGCGACCGCACGGTGATCTGGGGTGACGCGACCCGTGGCCCGGACAAGGCGCGGGTGGCCACCGTGCTGCTCGACCAGGACGCCGCCCGGATCGACGTCAGCGCGCCGGACGTGGTCACCTTCCGATGA
- the ftsZ gene encoding cell division protein FtsZ, giving the protein MTPPHNYLAVIKVVGIGGGGVNAVNRMIEVGLKGVEFIAINTDAQALLMSDADVKLDVGRELTRGLGAGANPDVGKNAAEDHRDEIEEVLKGADMVFVTCGEGGGTGTGGAPVVANIARKLGALTIGVVTRPFSFEGKRRQVQAEAGIDELRNQCDTLIVIPNDRLLALGDRNISMMDAFRTADQVLLSGVQGITDLITTPGLINLDFADVKSVMSGAGSALMGIGSARGENRAVEAAEAAISSPLLEQSMDGARGVLLSIAGGSDLGLFEINDAAQLVTDAAHPDANIIFGAVIDDALGDEVRVTVIAAGFDGGTPAYKAAESPRKTNQNQPAQPSTPIVPSPAAPATPQSPRRVLFDDVDVPDFLKNGS; this is encoded by the coding sequence ATGACACCTCCGCACAACTACCTGGCGGTCATCAAGGTCGTCGGCATCGGGGGCGGCGGCGTCAACGCCGTCAACCGGATGATCGAGGTCGGGCTCAAGGGCGTCGAGTTCATCGCGATCAACACGGACGCGCAGGCGCTGCTGATGAGCGACGCCGACGTCAAGCTCGACGTCGGCCGCGAGCTGACCCGGGGGCTGGGCGCCGGCGCCAATCCGGATGTCGGCAAGAACGCCGCCGAGGATCACCGCGACGAGATCGAGGAGGTCCTCAAGGGCGCCGACATGGTCTTCGTGACCTGCGGTGAGGGCGGCGGCACCGGCACCGGAGGCGCACCCGTGGTGGCGAACATCGCCCGCAAGCTCGGCGCGCTGACCATCGGCGTGGTCACCCGCCCGTTCTCCTTCGAGGGCAAGCGCCGCCAGGTGCAGGCCGAGGCCGGCATCGACGAGCTGCGCAACCAGTGCGACACGCTGATCGTCATCCCCAACGACCGGCTGCTGGCCCTCGGTGACCGCAACATCAGCATGATGGACGCGTTCCGCACGGCCGACCAGGTGCTCCTCTCCGGTGTGCAGGGCATCACCGACCTGATCACCACGCCGGGTCTGATCAACCTGGACTTCGCCGACGTCAAGAGCGTGATGAGCGGCGCCGGCAGCGCGCTGATGGGCATCGGCAGCGCCCGGGGCGAGAACCGTGCGGTCGAGGCCGCCGAGGCGGCCATCTCCAGCCCGCTGCTGGAGCAGAGCATGGACGGCGCCCGTGGCGTGCTGCTCTCCATCGCCGGTGGTTCCGACCTCGGCCTGTTCGAGATCAACGATGCGGCCCAGCTGGTCACCGACGCGGCGCACCCGGACGCGAACATCATCTTCGGCGCGGTCATCGACGACGCGCTCGGCGACGAGGTGCGGGTGACCGTCATCGCGGCCGGCTTCGACGGGGGCACGCCGGCCTACAAGGCAGCCGAGTCGCCCCGCAAGACCAACCAGAACCAGCCCGCCCAGCCGAGCACGCCGATCGTGCCGTCGCCGGCCGCCCCGGCCACGCCGCAGTCGCCGCGCCGGGTGCTCTTCGACGACGTGGACGTCCCCGACTTCCTCAAGAACGGGTCCTGA
- a CDS encoding YggS family pyridoxal phosphate-dependent enzyme — translation MTDSDALVRPDRRAELAAGLAHVRSRIADACAAAGRDRAAVTMIAVTKTYPAADVVALAGLGVTDVGENRDQEAAAKAMQVAAAGVTPRWHFIGRLQRNKVRSVLRYADVVQSVDSVRLASALDAAATSGGRDRPLDVLVQVSIDGDPARGGAVPDSADPDVGLGPVAEAVAGAAGLRLAGLMAVAPLGWEPERAFARLARIAELLRADHPQATALSAGMSGDLETAIGHGATHVRVGSALLGMRPTLR, via the coding sequence ATGACCGACAGTGATGCCCTGGTACGCCCCGACCGGCGCGCCGAACTCGCCGCCGGGCTCGCCCACGTACGCTCGCGCATCGCGGATGCCTGTGCCGCCGCGGGCCGGGACCGGGCCGCGGTGACCATGATCGCGGTGACCAAGACGTACCCGGCGGCCGACGTGGTGGCGTTGGCGGGCCTCGGCGTGACCGATGTCGGGGAGAACCGCGACCAGGAGGCGGCGGCCAAGGCCATGCAGGTCGCCGCCGCAGGGGTCACGCCACGCTGGCACTTCATCGGCCGGCTGCAGCGCAACAAGGTGAGGTCGGTGCTGCGGTACGCCGACGTGGTCCAGTCCGTCGACAGCGTCCGGCTGGCCTCGGCGCTGGACGCGGCCGCCACGTCCGGCGGCCGGGACCGGCCGTTGGACGTGCTGGTCCAGGTGAGCATCGACGGCGATCCGGCGCGAGGCGGCGCGGTGCCGGACTCGGCCGATCCCGACGTCGGTCTCGGCCCGGTCGCCGAGGCGGTCGCCGGCGCCGCAGGGCTGCGGCTGGCCGGCCTGATGGCCGTGGCACCGCTGGGCTGGGAGCCGGAGCGGGCGTTCGCCCGGCTGGCCCGGATCGCCGAGCTGCTGCGGGCCGACCATCCGCAGGCCACGGCGCTGTCGGCCGGGATGAGCGGCGACCTGGAGACGGCGATCGGCCACGGCGCGACACATGTCCGCGTCGGCAGCGCGTTGCTCGGAATGCGTCCCACGCTGCGGTAG
- the sepF gene encoding cell division protein SepF, whose amino-acid sequence MGALRKAGVWLGLVEEDDERAYDDGGYDKGGYRESRYRQSRYAEEFADEEDEADEPPAPRPRPGERGRLSERSSRLSEAERLESERPERVERSSVRSITRSTGEPSGALTYHTRDNLALAPQVQPRERAMLPEEEQRYQITTLHPTTYREARTIGEHFRDGVPVIINLTEMDEADARRLVDFAAGLAFGLRGTIERVTNRVFLLSPANVQVTAEDKAKIAEGGFFSLS is encoded by the coding sequence ATGGGTGCACTGCGCAAGGCGGGGGTCTGGCTCGGGCTTGTCGAAGAGGACGACGAGCGGGCCTACGACGACGGTGGCTACGACAAGGGTGGCTACCGCGAGTCGCGTTACCGGCAGAGCCGGTACGCCGAGGAGTTCGCCGACGAGGAGGACGAGGCGGACGAGCCGCCCGCACCTCGGCCCCGGCCCGGTGAGCGTGGCCGGTTGAGCGAGCGGTCCAGCCGGCTGAGCGAGGCCGAGCGGCTGGAGTCCGAGCGCCCCGAGCGGGTCGAGCGGTCCAGCGTCCGGTCGATCACCCGCTCCACCGGTGAGCCGTCGGGTGCCCTGACCTATCACACCCGCGACAACCTCGCCCTGGCGCCGCAGGTGCAGCCCCGCGAACGCGCGATGCTGCCGGAGGAGGAGCAGCGTTACCAGATCACCACGCTGCACCCGACCACCTACCGCGAGGCCCGCACGATCGGCGAGCATTTCCGGGACGGGGTTCCCGTGATCATCAACCTCACCGAAATGGACGAGGCGGATGCCCGCCGTCTGGTGGACTTCGCCGCGGGGTTGGCCTTCGGGCTGCGCGGTACGATCGAGCGCGTGACCAATCGGGTGTTCCTGCTCTCACCGGCCAATGTCCAGGTCACCGCGGAGGACAAGGCCAAGATTGCTGAGGGCGGGTTCTTCAGCCTGAGTTGA
- a CDS encoding YggT family protein, producing the protein MLSILLQVLYLITYVFLIILLARFVLSAVLQYGRRWQPGRGAAAGLESVWSVTDPPLWALRRVIPPLRIGTVSIDLASLVLLVILFVLMRFVLEPAIIRTA; encoded by the coding sequence GTGTTGTCGATCTTGCTACAGGTTCTCTACCTGATCACGTATGTCTTCCTGATCATTCTTCTGGCCCGTTTCGTCCTGAGCGCTGTGCTCCAGTACGGCCGGCGTTGGCAGCCCGGTCGGGGAGCGGCGGCCGGACTGGAATCCGTGTGGAGCGTCACTGATCCCCCGCTCTGGGCGTTGAGGCGTGTGATCCCTCCGCTGCGAATTGGTACCGTGAGCATCGACCTGGCCTCCCTTGTGCTCCTGGTTATCCTGTTCGTGCTGATGAGGTTTGTGTTAGAGCCGGCGATCATCAGGACCGCCTGA
- a CDS encoding DivIVA domain-containing protein: MPLTPADVHNVAFKKPPIGKRGYDEEEVDAFLDEVERELARLIEENNELRAQVERGGRGGAPAGPGGDARLAAELNDVKAQLDRVQRDKAAAEQAARAMQAELEQVRAVGGAVAGPDGEQQALRVLMMAQRTADDHVSDARREADQLLSEARSKAEEVTREARAKADALERDARQRHQEAMGGLDAKRTALQKHIEELKQFEREYRTRLKAYLESQLRDLDGRGQGLEAEMTRGDSTRAAGNGLAAAGLAGSYGGGRSGALEAGR, translated from the coding sequence ATGCCGCTGACCCCGGCCGACGTCCACAACGTCGCCTTCAAGAAGCCGCCGATCGGCAAGCGGGGCTATGACGAGGAGGAGGTCGACGCCTTCCTGGACGAGGTCGAGCGCGAACTCGCCCGTCTGATCGAGGAGAACAACGAACTGCGCGCCCAGGTGGAGCGCGGTGGTCGGGGCGGTGCCCCCGCCGGCCCCGGCGGTGACGCCCGCTTGGCGGCCGAGCTGAACGACGTCAAGGCGCAGCTCGACCGGGTACAGCGCGACAAGGCCGCCGCCGAGCAGGCCGCCCGCGCCATGCAGGCCGAGCTGGAGCAGGTCCGGGCCGTCGGTGGCGCGGTGGCCGGGCCCGACGGTGAGCAGCAGGCGCTGCGCGTGCTGATGATGGCCCAGCGGACGGCCGACGACCACGTCTCCGACGCCCGCCGCGAGGCCGACCAGCTGCTCTCCGAGGCCCGCTCCAAGGCCGAGGAGGTCACCCGCGAGGCCCGTGCCAAGGCCGATGCGCTGGAGCGCGACGCCCGGCAGCGGCACCAGGAGGCCATGGGCGGCCTGGACGCCAAGCGCACCGCCCTGCAGAAGCACATCGAGGAGCTCAAGCAGTTCGAGCGGGAGTACCGCACCCGGCTCAAGGCGTACCTCGAGAGCCAGCTGCGTGACCTCGACGGTCGTGGCCAGGGACTGGAGGCCGAGATGACCCGCGGTGACAGCACCCGGGCCGCCGGCAACGGGCTCGCGGCCGCCGGCCTCGCCGGTTCCTACGGCGGGGGCCGCTCCGGGGCGCTCGAAGCCGGTCGCTGA
- a CDS encoding DUF167 domain-containing protein: MDDALTVAVRVKPGASRARVGGRFDGPHGPALVIAVHPPAVDGRATEAARRALAAALGVRPAAVSLRSGAASRDKLFLVTPAGPDLAGRLSRLRDGAGAAG, encoded by the coding sequence GTGGACGATGCGCTCACCGTCGCCGTCCGGGTGAAGCCGGGGGCGTCCCGGGCCCGGGTGGGCGGCCGCTTCGACGGCCCGCACGGCCCCGCCCTCGTGATCGCGGTGCATCCTCCGGCCGTCGACGGCCGCGCCACCGAGGCTGCCCGGCGGGCGCTGGCCGCCGCGCTCGGCGTCCGGCCGGCCGCCGTGTCGTTGCGTAGCGGCGCGGCGAGCAGGGACAAACTCTTCCTGGTCACCCCGGCCGGGCCGGACCTCGCGGGCCGGCTGAGCCGGTTGCGGGACGGCGCCGGCGCGGCCGGCTGA
- a CDS encoding TraR/DksA C4-type zinc finger protein, with amino-acid sequence MAKPADTRTAGRKPAAKSTRSAAETEKIRAALAARHDELRAEYDQTLSEITELQRDRLTDSAGDDQADTGTKTFEREQEISLANSILERITQVERALERLDEGGYGWCERCGNPIPVERLAAFPSATLCVTCKQLEERR; translated from the coding sequence ATGGCCAAGCCAGCCGACACCAGGACCGCCGGCCGCAAGCCGGCGGCGAAGTCCACCCGCAGCGCCGCGGAGACCGAGAAGATCCGAGCCGCGCTGGCGGCGCGGCACGACGAACTGCGCGCCGAGTACGATCAGACGCTGAGCGAGATCACCGAGCTGCAGCGCGACCGCCTGACGGACTCGGCCGGGGACGACCAGGCCGACACCGGCACCAAGACGTTCGAGCGGGAGCAGGAGATCTCCCTCGCCAACAGCATCCTGGAACGGATCACGCAGGTCGAGCGCGCCCTGGAGCGTCTCGACGAGGGTGGTTACGGCTGGTGCGAGCGGTGCGGCAACCCCATTCCGGTGGAGCGGCTGGCCGCCTTCCCGTCGGCAACCCTCTGCGTGACCTGCAAGCAGCTGGAGGAGCGGCGCTGA
- a CDS encoding RluA family pseudouridine synthase, with the protein MTATFAAGGDQRSLPVPDGLDGMRLDQAVARLFGLSRTAAAALVDAGEALVDGAVRPNSHKVRAGSWLEVTLPAPATAPVVVPQAVPGLRVVHADDDIVVVDKPVGVAAHPSPGWTGPTVIGGLAAIGHTIATSGAAERQGVVHRLDVGTTGVMVVAKSEQAYSVLKRAFKYREVEKRYHAVVQGHLDPLRGTIDAPIDRHPHHDYRWAVVSGGKPSITHYDTIEAFPSASLVDVRLETGRTHQIRVHFATLRHPCVGDLTYGADPTLAARLRLDRQWLHARELSFEHPRTGDEVRFVSDYPDDLGRALDLLRD; encoded by the coding sequence ATGACGGCCACCTTCGCCGCCGGCGGCGACCAGCGCAGCCTGCCGGTGCCCGACGGGCTCGACGGGATGCGGCTGGACCAGGCCGTCGCCCGGCTGTTCGGCCTCTCCCGCACGGCCGCCGCCGCGCTGGTGGACGCCGGTGAGGCGCTGGTCGACGGCGCGGTACGCCCCAACTCGCACAAGGTCCGGGCGGGTTCCTGGTTGGAGGTGACGCTGCCCGCGCCGGCCACGGCACCGGTGGTGGTGCCCCAGGCGGTGCCGGGCCTGCGGGTGGTCCACGCCGACGACGACATCGTGGTGGTCGACAAGCCGGTCGGGGTGGCCGCGCATCCCAGCCCGGGTTGGACCGGCCCGACCGTGATCGGCGGGCTGGCCGCGATCGGGCACACCATCGCCACCAGCGGCGCCGCGGAGCGGCAGGGGGTGGTGCACCGGCTCGATGTCGGCACCACCGGGGTCATGGTGGTGGCCAAGAGCGAGCAGGCGTACAGCGTCCTGAAGCGGGCCTTCAAGTACCGCGAGGTGGAGAAGCGGTACCACGCGGTGGTGCAGGGCCACCTGGACCCGCTGCGCGGCACCATCGACGCCCCGATCGACCGGCACCCGCATCACGACTACCGCTGGGCGGTGGTTTCCGGCGGGAAGCCGAGCATCACGCACTACGACACGATCGAGGCGTTCCCCTCGGCGAGCCTGGTGGACGTGCGGCTGGAGACCGGCCGGACCCACCAGATCCGGGTGCACTTCGCCACGCTGCGGCATCCCTGCGTGGGCGACCTCACGTACGGCGCGGATCCGACACTCGCCGCCCGGCTCAGGCTGGATCGACAGTGGTTGCACGCCAGAGAGTTGAGCTTCGAGCACCCCCGTACGGGGGACGAGGTCCGCTTCGTCAGCGACTACCCTGACGATCTGGGACGCGCGCTGGACCTCCTCCGCGACTGA